Below is a window of Roseivirga misakiensis DNA.
AGAAGGAGAAAACTGGTGCACAAATTGAAGTTTTCTTATTGAGGGAATTAAATGCTGAAATGCACCTTTGGGATGTACTCGTTGATCCTGCAAGAAAGATAAGAGTTGGTAATAAACTTTATTTTGGGGAAGGTGAATTGGTAGCTGAGGTTATCGATAACACCACTTCAAGAGGTAGAACCATCCGTTTCTTATATGATGGTACAGATGAGGAATTCTACAAGACGATCGATACGCTAGGTGAAACACCACTGCCTAGAACAATCCCAAGAGAGACAGAACCTGAGGATAGAGAGCGATTTCAAACGATATATGCTAAAAATGTTGGGGCAGTAGCAGCACCTGTGGCTGGTCTTCACTTTACTCAGCAAGTATTGAAGCGTCTTGAAATTAAGGGTGTAGATGTTTCTCCTATTACGCTGCATATTGGATTGGGAACCTTCAGACCAGTGGACGTTGAGGATTTGACGAAGCACAAGATGGATTCTGAGAATTACATAATCGAAGAATCGACTGCGCAAATTGTTAACAGAGCGTTAGACAATAAAAAAAGAGTATGTTCTATAGGAACTACTTCTATGAGAGCACTAGAATCATCTGTTTCGGCAAGTGATAGACTAAAAGCTAATTCGGCATGGACGGATAAATTCATCTTCCCTCCATATGAGTTTAAGATTTGTAATGCCTTATTGACTAATTTCCATTTACCTGAATCGACTCTACTTATGCAGGCAGCTGCTTTTGGTGGATACGATTTTATGATGGAAGCTTATCAAGTGGCGATCAAAGAGAATTACAGATTCTACAGCTATGGCGATGCTATGTTGATTCTCTAATCATTGAGAAGTACAAAAAAAGCCTCTCCGAGAATATCGGAGAGGCTTTTTTATGCCTTCGGTTTAGTGAATTATTGCTGTTCGGGAGAAACCATTTCATTGATTAATACTGGTTTTCCGTAACCGAGTTTCTCTAATCTTCGCATCTGTGTTTTAGCATCACCTACGACTAACCAGAACATTTTGTCTGGGTTTAGATACTTTTCAGAAAGTGCCTTGATTTTATCGACAGTCATATTTTGAACAATCGCTTCACGGTCTTTCACATAGTCATCTTCCCAGCCATATCTACTAATATTTTGTAGCATATTTAATTTTGAACCTGCTGTTTCAAAAGCCCTAGCATTACTCTTGATTAAGAAGCTCTTGGTCGTAGCCAAATCTTGCTCGTCATATCCGTTACCATAGTCAGCAAGGATATCTTTAACTAGCTGAGTTGATTCGTAGGTGACATTGGTTCTTACACCACTAGAGATCGTAAACGCACCGCTGTCGGTACTACCAGAAAATCCTGATCTTATGCCATAAGTGTAGCCTTTACCCTCTCTGAGTTGTTGCGTGAGCTGTGAAGCAAAACCACCGCCTCCAAGAATGTAATTCATTACTGTAGCTGGGTAGTAATCATCATCGGTTGCCGCAAGTGCTGGATAGCCAATCTGTAAAACAGATTGTTTAGCGTTAGGAACGTCGTAGAAGAATACTTGTGATTTATCGGGTGCAGATGGTGTATTGTAAACAGGAATGTCAACGGCCTTCGCTGCCCAGTCTTCTTCAATGGTTTTAAGAGAGCTCATAACATCATCTTGGCTAATGTCGCCTACAACATGCATGGTGGCCACAGAAGGAGAGATAAACTGGCTATAGTAGTTTTTCAAATCGTCAATTGTGATTGAATTCACGGATGCTTCCGAGCCTAAGATGTTTTTCGATCTGATATTATCCTTGCCATAAATGAGAATACTGTAAGCGTTATTTGCAACGGCATTTGGGTTCGCCTCTTGCTGCTTTATGCTGCTGACGATACTTTGCTTTCTAAGGTTAAATTCTTTTTCATCCCATCTTGGCTGGAGTAAAATTTCTTCAACCAATTCCATAGTTTTCTCATAATTCCTTCTCAACGTATTACCAGTTACTGATATACTTTCGGTACCGGCAAATACATTAATTGAAGCACCGAGTTGCGCTATCGCTTCTTCCAATTCCTTTGGAGTCCTGTTTTGAGTTCCTTGTGTCATTAAGTTTGCAGTAAGGTTCGCTACGCCAACCTTATCAATGTCATCCAGAAGGAGCCCTCCTTTTATAGTAAGGTTGAATTGAACAAGTGGCACTTCATCATTTTCTATACCCAAAACCTTCATTCCATTGATCAAAAAAGCTTTCCATACTTCAGGAATAGCCACATTTGGTGCATTGCCATAAGGTGGTTCTACTGTTCTATCAAACGTAGAAGGAGTTCGCTCATATTCAGCTTGAATTGAGGCATCGAACCTTTCTTCGGCACCTTGAACAATTTTTTCTTCCACTACATTGGCCATCACTGAACCGCTCAGCGCTTGTGACTTTCTGCCTTTAGGCACAAAACTAGTCGCAATGAAGTTCTTTCCTTTAATGTATTTGTTGTAGACCCTGTTCACGTCTTCGGCAGTGACATTCAAAATATTCTCAACATCCTGTTTTACAAATCCAGGGTCTTTAGCAAAAATATTATACTGAGCTAGTTGGAAGCCCTTGCCCAGAACACTGCTTAGGCCATTATAAAAACCTGTTTCTTGGCCAGCTTTAATCCTATCCAAATCTTTTTGTGGAATGCCCTCTGTCTCGAACTTTGCGAAAGCAGTTTGTACTGCTGTAGCTACATCGTCTAAGTTCTTGTCGGGAAACGCTCTAACAGATAATTGAAATTGTCCGGCTAACTCAGAGGCTCGGTTACCCATTCTGACACCAGAAGTGAGTTGCTCGTTTTCAACTAATACTTGATAGAAAGGCGCTTGTTTTCCTCTGGCTAAATACTGACCAAGTACATTTAAAGCATAAGAATCTGGGTGGTATAATTCAACAGTCGGCCAAACCATAGTTAGTTCAGGAAGTCTAGCAAAGTTATCTTCGTGATAAAGCTTTATTGTTTCATCAATTACTCCTGCACGTTTTGGTAGGTCTGTTATTTCTTCCCCCCTTGGGATTTCATCGAAATATTTTTGAACCCACTCTTTAGCTTGGGCGGATTCAAAGTCTCCTGCAATAACCAGCGTCGTGTTATTTGGGACATACCACCTTCTAAAAAACTGCTTAACATCATTTACAGTCGCAGCCTGGAGGTCTTCTAATGACCCAATCACTTGCCAGTTATAGGGGTGGTCTTCAGGGTAGAGTGCTTTATCGATCACGTAAGAAGTATGGCCATAAGGGCGGTTATCTACGCTTTGACGTTTCTCATTTTTAACCACCTGCTTTTCTTTAGCCAAGACAGGATCAGTCACGGTATTAATAAACCAGCCTAGTTTATCAGCTTCGGCCCATATCATCTTCTCTAGGGCGTCCTTTGGTACAGTTTGGAAATAGTTTGTTCTATCGCGGCTGGTAGAACCATTGGCACCCGAACCTCCAATTCTGGCACTCATTTTATCCAGTCCACCTTTACCAAGGTTCTCTGACTCTAAGAATAACAAGTGTTCGAATAAATGGGCAAAACCCGTTCTACCTTCAATTTCTCTGGCAGAACCAACATGAGCGGTTAAAGCTACAGCAACCACTGGGTCGGATTTATCGACGTGTAGTATTACCTCTAGACCATTGTCTAAAGTAAATTTCTCATAATCAACTTTGAATTCGGGTTTTTCCGTGGTCGATGTTGATTCACAAGACCAAAAAATAAGAGACCCGATCAATGCGATAATCAGGTTGAATTTGAGTTTTTTCATTGGTAGGTTATTTAAGAAACATTCGAGTATAGCCAATTAATCCGTCAGGTACAAAGACGGCTTATTTGGAGAGATAAAAAAGTACTATGCTTAGGTTACTTACCTGATAGCAATGGTATTAATGCCCATGCTTTGGATATCGGTACCATTGGCCACTACGTTTAGCCCAACCCAGCCAGTTCTAGTAGCTGAAGTAAAGGGTAAATAAGCCACGTCACTCCAAACACTTTGGCTGCTTGTAGTGAGTTGGCCATTTAAAAAATGTCCTAGAAATAATTCAGTGGCCGTTGTAAAACCAGTGATGCTACCATTGATTTCGATACCCGCAGGAAACAACACTAAGCTTTCTAGTGAAACATCAGAACCGATTAGTTCGAAAGAATCTTGGCTAGCTGTAATAGCATAACCAGTTGATCTTACGCTCAGCACCACATTGTCAGTCCAGCTAACCACTTGAAATCGAATATCTGTAGAATTATTTCCATCAACATCCAGATTGGCCTCATAAAAAGTGGAGTCACCAGTTTGAGTAGTCATTTCAAAATCGATACTTGTAATGTCTGTGTTGTAGCTTACAGTCGCCTGACTTGTATTTCCCATAATAACAAAAGGAGCAGTACCATCGGTGCCAGAGCCATCTCCATCATCAGAGGAGCAACTAAAAGCAAACAAGACGAGTAAAGAAAGTAAGACAGATTTTTTCATGGTGATATATGACTTATAATTGTGCAAGTTAATAGAAAAACGCTTTTCCAATTCTTGTAACGCAGTATTTATACATTGTTACATGTCGGAGATAAAACAATTTGTAGCAGTTAAACACCTACTTGTATGAAACTATTCAAAAATACCAGTAGGGAAACCGTCTATACTGTTCACATTCTTCTGTTTCCAATAATCCGATAACTCATCTTCTGTCTTTTTGTTAGCCCAATCGGCCAATATTTGTCGATCCTCTTTGTAGTCCATCAGAGGTACGGCAAAACCACACGAAGTCTGTACCGATTCCACATCAACCACAAATATGTTTCGTGCTCCAGCATTGTCACCAAAAGTTTCAATATAATCTTGCCATTCACCGTCTTGCTTGTGGATAGTTCTCGCCGTGCCGTAGACGCGAAGAATCAAAGGTTTACCATCAAATGCACAGAACATCAATGTTATTCTATTCACTAGTTTGAGGTGAGCGGCAGTTTCGTTACCGCTGCCAGTCATATTCAGCCAAGCGATTTGTTTTGGATTCAGAATATTCAAAGCGTCCATACCTTTTGGCGATACATTGACTCGGCCATCTTGCGCTGCAGTACCTGTAAAGAATATTTTTTGCTCTTGAATAAACTCAATATGCTGAGGTTCAAGTTGATCGAAGAATTTCGCCATAATAATGTCATTAGATACATCGAAATTTAGCGATAATTCTAAACCCGATTACGCAGAAAATCGACATTATTCTGCCGAAAAAAGTGTAGAAAGCATTTTGACGCCTCACACCTTTATTTACTTTTGTTCACCAATTTTTTCCAAATCTAGTATGTCTAATCACGCGCAGTTAATAGCCTCAGAACTCAGTATTCAACCCAAACAAGTTATAGATACCGTCAAATTGCTTGATGATGGTGGAACAGTCCCTTTTATTTCTCGGTACCGAAAAGAAATAACTGGAAGTTTAGATGAAGTAGCTGTAGCCAATATTAGAGATAGAGTACAGCAGTTGAGAGATTTAGATAAGCGTAAAGAAGCGATTCTAAAATCCTTGAAAGACCAGGAGAAACTAACGCCAGATTTGGCGCGTGAAGTAGAGAATGCAGAGAGCATGTCAAAGCTGGAAGATATTTATCTGCCTTACAAACCGAAACGGAAAACTAGAGCTAGTATAGCAAGAGAAAAAGGGCTTGAGCCGTTGGCCAAAATTATCTTCAAGCAAGAAATTAAAAACATCGAAGAAGAGGCGAAAAAGTACATTGATTCTGAAAAAGAAGTTGAAGATATAGCAAGCGCACTCCAAGGTGCTCGAGATATCATTGCCGAAGAAATTAATGAAAATGCAGAAGCGAGGGATCGCATGCGCAAGCTGTTTCAGAGAAGTGCCACCATCAAAAGCCGTGTTTTTACTGGTAAAGAGGAGCAAGCAGAAAAGTTTAAAGACTATTTTGAATGGGAAGAGAAATTGAGCCAAGCCCCATCGCACCGCGTCCTAGCTATGAGGCGAGGTGAATCGGAGATGCTCCTTATGTTAGACTTATTGCCACCAGAAGAGGAGGCACTGGCATTGTTGGATAAACAGTTTTTGAAAGGTAATGGGCCAGCAATGACGCAGGTTAAAGAAACCATTCGAGATTGCTACAAAAGGCTTTTGAGCCCCTCAATGGAAACGGAATTGCGGATGCTCTCGAAAAAGAAGGCCGATGAAGAGGCAATCGACGTTTTTGCTAAGAATTTGAAGGAATTACTCATGGCCGCACCACTTGGTGGTAAAAGAGTTTTGGCCATTGATCCTGGTTTCCGGACTGGCTGTAAAGTGGTTTGCCTAGATAAGCAAGGGAAGTTGTTGCACTACGAAGCCATTTTCCCAAATGAACCACAAAAGCAAATTGCAAAGGCAGGTGCCGTGGTATCTCATTTAGTAGAAAAATTTGAGTTAGAAGCCATAGCAATCGGCAACGGAACGGCTAGTAGAGAAACGGAGACATTTGTTCGTCAAATTGGTTTGCCAAAGGAGGTTCTGATAGTGATGGTCAATGAGAGCGGAGCTTCTATTTATTCTGCATCGGAAATTGCACGCAATGAATTTCCAAATGAAGATGTCACGGTAAGAGGGTCGGTTTCTATTGGAAGGCGCTTAATGGACCCATTGGCTGAACTGGTTAAACTAGACCCAAAATCAATTGGTGTAGGACAATATCAGCACGACGTAGATCAAACAGCCCTGAAAAAATCTCTTGATGATGTAGTGATGAGTTGTGTGAATGCCGTCGGGGTGGAAGTAAATACCGCTTCAGAGCAATTATTGACCTACGTTTCGGGTCTTGGCCCACAATTAGCAAAGAATATTGTCACCTACAGAAACGAAAATGGGCCTTTTAAAAATAGATCGGCTATCAAAAATGTGGCGAGGCTCGGCGATAAAGCCTACGAACAAGCCGCGGGCTTCCTCAGAATTAGAAATGCATCCAATCCTTTAGATAGTAGTGCGGTTCACCCCGAATCATACGCTTTGGTTAGGCAAATGGCCAAAGATTTAAACTGCGAGGTTAAGGACTTGATTGAGCAAGAGGCACTGAGAAAACGGATTGACGCCAAACGATACGTTACAGAAAAAGTAGGCTTACCTACTTTAAACGATATCATCGAAGAGCTGGCAAAACCAGGAAGAGATCCGAGAGAACAGTTTGAGGCATTCAACTTTGCCGATGATGTACACCATGTGGAAGATTTACGAGAGGGGATGAAATTGCCAGGTATCGTTACTAATGTCACCAATTTCGGTGCTTTCGTGGATATTGGAGTTCATCAAGACGGACTAGTTCATATCAGCGAAATGTCTGATACTTTCGTTAGCAATCCTGCCGATATTCTTTCTGTGCAACAAAAAGTAGAAGTCACTGTGACTGGCGTTGATATAGCACGGAAAAGAATTTCACTTTCAATGAAAACAGGGCAGAAGCCTAAACCAAAAAGAACTCAAAAACCGAAAAAGGTACGTCAGCCAGAAACCGATATGGCATCCAAACTTGCTGCATTAAAAGGGAAGTTTGGTGGTTAGTGTAGCGTTAAGCACAACTTCTGTTTCTAAGAAGGTTGATTAAGGTAGTCTTAGTTACGTAACTATTTAATTAGTTTTTTATTTGAAGAACTCTAAGTAGATTGTGGTTTAAAGCCAAATGCTATGTCACCAAGTCTCAAGCACGCCTATAAATCATTAAAGCGTTATAAAGCACCAACACTGATCAATTTTTTCGGATTTACGATCGGTCTTACGGGCGCTATTCTACTTTTAGCCATTCTGCTCCACGATCTGAATTTCGATAAGTATCACCAAAATGATAGGAGAGTCTATAGAATGTCTATAGGGTTGGATCTGCCAAGTGGGCCTCGGCACTTTGCGTCAACTTCGGTAATTAGTGGCGAAAATTTAGCCGAATCAATTCCTGAAGTCAAAGGAGTAATTCGTATGAGAACCATGCCTGCTACGCTCACGATCGGCGAAAGCATTTTAACAAACGAGCCCATCACTTATGTAGATTCTACCTTTTATGGTGGTTTTAAAGTGGAATTGGTACAGGGGACTTTACCCGAAACACGGGATCAAATATTGATAAGTTCTGCGACACGCGATCGCATTTTTGGCACCGATGATCCAATCGGTAAACCCCTAAATGCCGAGACTGCAGCTGGTGTTCAGCCGTTGTTAATTGCTGGAGTTTATGAAAGCTACCCCACCAATGTATCTTTTAGGCCCTCTTTTCTAGCTAACTTCGCACTGATAGAGGCACGCCACAATCGCAACCAAGGAGCGATAGTACCTTACTTAAGCACATTTGTTTTAACGGATAAAGCTGTATCGGC
It encodes the following:
- the queA gene encoding tRNA preQ1(34) S-adenosylmethionine ribosyltransferase-isomerase QueA codes for the protein MKLSAFKLELPEDRIAKYPVENRDESRLMVLHRDTGEIEHKIFKDIVGYFDEGDVMVNNDTKVFPARLYGQKEKTGAQIEVFLLRELNAEMHLWDVLVDPARKIRVGNKLYFGEGELVAEVIDNTTSRGRTIRFLYDGTDEEFYKTIDTLGETPLPRTIPRETEPEDRERFQTIYAKNVGAVAAPVAGLHFTQQVLKRLEIKGVDVSPITLHIGLGTFRPVDVEDLTKHKMDSENYIIEESTAQIVNRALDNKKRVCSIGTTSMRALESSVSASDRLKANSAWTDKFIFPPYEFKICNALLTNFHLPESTLLMQAAAFGGYDFMMEAYQVAIKENYRFYSYGDAMLIL
- a CDS encoding M16 family metallopeptidase, encoding MKKLKFNLIIALIGSLIFWSCESTSTTEKPEFKVDYEKFTLDNGLEVILHVDKSDPVVAVALTAHVGSAREIEGRTGFAHLFEHLLFLESENLGKGGLDKMSARIGGSGANGSTSRDRTNYFQTVPKDALEKMIWAEADKLGWFINTVTDPVLAKEKQVVKNEKRQSVDNRPYGHTSYVIDKALYPEDHPYNWQVIGSLEDLQAATVNDVKQFFRRWYVPNNTTLVIAGDFESAQAKEWVQKYFDEIPRGEEITDLPKRAGVIDETIKLYHEDNFARLPELTMVWPTVELYHPDSYALNVLGQYLARGKQAPFYQVLVENEQLTSGVRMGNRASELAGQFQLSVRAFPDKNLDDVATAVQTAFAKFETEGIPQKDLDRIKAGQETGFYNGLSSVLGKGFQLAQYNIFAKDPGFVKQDVENILNVTAEDVNRVYNKYIKGKNFIATSFVPKGRKSQALSGSVMANVVEEKIVQGAEERFDASIQAEYERTPSTFDRTVEPPYGNAPNVAIPEVWKAFLINGMKVLGIENDEVPLVQFNLTIKGGLLLDDIDKVGVANLTANLMTQGTQNRTPKELEEAIAQLGASINVFAGTESISVTGNTLRRNYEKTMELVEEILLQPRWDEKEFNLRKQSIVSSIKQQEANPNAVANNAYSILIYGKDNIRSKNILGSEASVNSITIDDLKNYYSQFISPSVATMHVVGDISQDDVMSSLKTIEEDWAAKAVDIPVYNTPSAPDKSQVFFYDVPNAKQSVLQIGYPALAATDDDYYPATVMNYILGGGGFASQLTQQLREGKGYTYGIRSGFSGSTDSGAFTISSGVRTNVTYESTQLVKDILADYGNGYDEQDLATTKSFLIKSNARAFETAGSKLNMLQNISRYGWEDDYVKDREAIVQNMTVDKIKALSEKYLNPDKMFWLVVGDAKTQMRRLEKLGYGKPVLINEMVSPEQQ
- a CDS encoding pyridoxamine 5'-phosphate oxidase family protein, with the translated sequence MAKFFDQLEPQHIEFIQEQKIFFTGTAAQDGRVNVSPKGMDALNILNPKQIAWLNMTGSGNETAAHLKLVNRITLMFCAFDGKPLILRVYGTARTIHKQDGEWQDYIETFGDNAGARNIFVVDVESVQTSCGFAVPLMDYKEDRQILADWANKKTEDELSDYWKQKNVNSIDGFPTGIFE
- a CDS encoding Tex family protein; its protein translation is MSNHAQLIASELSIQPKQVIDTVKLLDDGGTVPFISRYRKEITGSLDEVAVANIRDRVQQLRDLDKRKEAILKSLKDQEKLTPDLAREVENAESMSKLEDIYLPYKPKRKTRASIAREKGLEPLAKIIFKQEIKNIEEEAKKYIDSEKEVEDIASALQGARDIIAEEINENAEARDRMRKLFQRSATIKSRVFTGKEEQAEKFKDYFEWEEKLSQAPSHRVLAMRRGESEMLLMLDLLPPEEEALALLDKQFLKGNGPAMTQVKETIRDCYKRLLSPSMETELRMLSKKKADEEAIDVFAKNLKELLMAAPLGGKRVLAIDPGFRTGCKVVCLDKQGKLLHYEAIFPNEPQKQIAKAGAVVSHLVEKFELEAIAIGNGTASRETETFVRQIGLPKEVLIVMVNESGASIYSASEIARNEFPNEDVTVRGSVSIGRRLMDPLAELVKLDPKSIGVGQYQHDVDQTALKKSLDDVVMSCVNAVGVEVNTASEQLLTYVSGLGPQLAKNIVTYRNENGPFKNRSAIKNVARLGDKAYEQAAGFLRIRNASNPLDSSAVHPESYALVRQMAKDLNCEVKDLIEQEALRKRIDAKRYVTEKVGLPTLNDIIEELAKPGRDPREQFEAFNFADDVHHVEDLREGMKLPGIVTNVTNFGAFVDIGVHQDGLVHISEMSDTFVSNPADILSVQQKVEVTVTGVDIARKRISLSMKTGQKPKPKRTQKPKKVRQPETDMASKLAALKGKFGG